CTGGTTATTATTACCCATATTCAATTCAATAGCTGTTAAAACTATAGAAATGCCTTGGAATGCTTTGTGGTTTATTCCAACAATACTGACTTCCGCCCTATTTGTAGGATTAATCGCAGGACTCTATCCTGCCTTTTATTTATCTTCATTTAAACCTGCTTTAGTTTTAAAAGGAAAAATGAGTATTGGTGGTAAAAGTATGAGACTCCGAAGTAGTCTTGTCGTATTTCAGTTTGCCACTTCTGTAATTTTGATCATAGGAACACTTGTTATTTACAAACAGATGGATTTTGTAGTAACCAAAGAATTAGGATATGAAAAAGAACAAGTTTTAGTAATAGAAGGCACCTCTATCCTAGACAGTAAAGCAGAAAATTTTAAAGAACAGCTTTTGCAATTACCATCCGTAAAGTTGGTAACCAAAAGTAATTATTTACCTATTACAGGAACCAAAAGAAATGGAAATACATTTAGAAAATCTGGAGTAGGTAATGAAATACAAGGAGTACCTTCACAAATTTGGCGGGTAGATTATGATTATATTAAAACACTAGGAATAAAACTGATAGAAGGGCGTGACTTTTCAAAAGAATTTGCTTCAGATTCAATAAACTCAATTATTATAAATAAAAAGATGGCAAGTGCACTTGGTTTAGATACCCCACTTGGAAAACAAATTTCTAATGGTACTGATTGGACTATTGTAGGCGTGGTGGACGACTTTCACTATAGATCATTGAAGGATGACATTGAACCTTTAGCTCTTGTTATCGGAAATGACATAGGTGCATTTTCAGTTAAACTAGACTCAGAAAATATTACTGAAGTTTTGAGTTCCATAAGTTCTGTTTGGACTAAAAACGTACCCAACCAAGCATTTAACTATAGCTTCTTAGATCAGAAATTTGCACAGATGCATGAAGACGTTAAGCGTATGGGAAAAATATTTAATAGTTTTGCTCTTTTCGCCATATTCGTAGCCTGTCTAGGCTTATTCGGACTCTCTGCTTTTATGATAGAACAACGTAAAAAAGAAATCAGTATCAGATTGGTCTTAGGTGCCCCTTTTAAAAGCATATATAAACTTTTAACATTAGATTTTTTAAAATTGATTATTATCGCCATACTTATTGCGATACCCATTGGATGGTATATAATGAACAAATGGCTTGAAGATTTTGTATATAAAATAGATATTGGTTGGGAACTTTTTTTAGGAGCAGGTGCTATTGCCTTACTAATTGCAATTTTGACTATCAGCTACCAATCTATCGGAGCCGCTCTGATAAAACCCTTAAAAAGTTTAAAAACAGAATAAAAAAAAGCCCGATAAAATTAAAAATAGAGTAATAAAGTTGAATTAATTCTCGCATTTGCGGAAATGACATAAAAAACAATTATGTTTAAAAATTATCTAAAAATAGCATGGAGGAGTTTGCAAAAACACAAGCTCTTTGCGGCAATTAACATTGTTGGATTGGCTATTGGCCTAAGTGCTTCTTTTGTAATTGGAGCCATCATTTATTACGATTTCACTTTTGATAAATTTCATGTAGATGGCGATCGTATTTATCGCATTACAAGTGACTTTTCTTCCTCTGATGGAGTGTTTTACAATCCAGGTGTAGCGGTTCCATTAGGTACCACTTTAAATGAAAACACACCCGGTTTAGATGTTGTTGCCCCAATCTTTACAACCTATCCGCTTCACATTAAAAACAACAGTACCGATAAATTATTTAAAAATCCAAAATTTGTAATATACACTGATGGCAGTTATTTCAAATTATTCAACTATAAGTGGCTCGCAGGTTCTCAAGTAGCTGTATTAGAAAACCCAAATGAAGTAGTGTTGACGGAAAATAGGGCAAGAAAATATTTTCCAAATGCAGAATTGAATGAAATTATTGGTAAAGACCTTATCTACAATGATACTATTCCCGTTAAATTAACAGGCATAGTTGCTAATTTTGAGGATCGTACCGATATCGTTTTTGAAGAATTTATTTCTCTGAAAACGGCCAATCAATCTGACATGACCAGTTCAATAAAAGATAGTAACTGGAACAATACAAACTCCGCATCGCAATTATTTATAAAACTATCAAAAAATACTAAACTTAGCAATGTCCAACTGTTATTAAATCAACTTGCAGATGAACATAAAGATCCAGATGAAGCTACTTTTGGACAAGAAAGAACATTTCATTTACAACCGTTAAGCGACTTACATTTTAATTCAAATTATTACACTTTTGATTTTAGTGAAGGACAAGCAAGTAAGTCTGTTTTGATGAATTTAGCTTACATCGCTTTATTTTTACTTTTACTAGCTTGTATTAATTTCATCAATTTAAATACTGCCCAAGCAACACAACGGGCAAAGGAAATTGGAATTCGAAAAACCTTAGGTAGTTCTAAAAAACCATTAATAATTCAATTTTTAAGTGAGACTTTTTTACTTACATTCTTTGCTGCTCTGGTTTCATTATTCCTTTCGTTTTGGCTGTTACAAGTATTTTCTGACTTTATACCTAAAGGGATCAGTTTTGAATTGTTTTCAGACCCATTAGTAATAGTGTTTATGCTGCTATTACTAGTTGTAATCTCGATTTTATCAGGCTTCTACCCTGCTCTAGTCCTATCACAATTTAAACCTATAGCCGTTTTAAAAAGTCAAATTTTACATAAAAGTGATAACGCTTCACTACGCAAATACTTAACTGTATTTCAGTTTGTTATTGCACAAATTTTCATTATTGCTACCCTCCTCGTAAGTAAACAAATTCACTTTTTAACATCAAAAGATATGGGTTTTAAAACAGAAGCAGTTGCTTCTATTAGAACACCATGGGAAAGTCCTGAGATAGAAAAACGCATGTTGTTAACGAGTAAAATTAAGGCTCTACCAATGATACAAGCTGTAAGTTTAAGTGGTAATACACCGGCTTCATTCAGCACAAGTTCAACCAATGCCACATTTACTATTGGAGACAATGAAATTAGAACTCCCTTGCAATTATTATATGGCGATCAAAATTATTTAAAATTATATGACATTGAAATTTTGGCTGGTAGAAACCAATTAAATGATAGTATAAGTGAGTACGTTATTAATGAAACGTATATGAAAAAATTGGGGTTTGACAATCCACAAGACGCCTTAAATAAATCTGTAAAAACTGGAGATGAATCGCATCTGATTGTTGGCGTAATGAAAGATTTTAATCAACGATCATTAAAAACGGGAATAGAACCCATGGCATTTTTAGGAGCAAATGTGTCACGTTTTAACACCATTCATTTTTCCTTTCTGACTAAAAACTCTGATAAATGGTCACAAAGTATTTCACAAATAGAAAGTGCTTGGAAATCCATATATCCCGATTCTGAATTCAAATTGACTTTTATGGATGAAACCATAAAACGTTTTTACAAACAAGAACAGAAAACATCCGTTTTACTAAACTGGGCAACAGGATTATCTATTTTAATAAGTTGCTTAGGTTTATTAGGTTTAGTTATTCACACTACACAACGAAGAACTAAAGAAATAGGAATAAGAAAAGTATTGGGAGCATCACTAACCCAATTGAACTTTTTATTGTGTAAAGAATTTATACTCCTTGTAATTATAGCATTTGCAATTGCCGCACCCGTTGCTTGGTATGGTTTACACAACTGGCTAGAAGGCTTTACTTATAAAACAAGTATGAGTTGGTGGGTATTTTTAATAAGTGGATTCATTATGATTTTAGTTGCTATTCTCATTATGAGTATTAAAACCTTATCAGCTGCTAACAGTAATCCTGTAGAAAGTTTAAAATCGGAATAAAACACCAAAATCATGGTTAAATATTATATCAAATTAGCGTTTCGAAATTTTAAAGCCAACAAAGTAATTTTTGGAGGAAGCTTGCTCACCCTATGTCTAGGGGCATTAAGTATTTCATTGTTATTTTCATATATCTATAATGAATTGACCATGAATAATTTCTTAACTCATAAAGATGATATTTATGTTGTCTTTGAGAGAAATTCGCCCGAACAATTTCGACCTAATGAATTTAATTTAAATCAATATAAAAGCTTTAATGCCAAAGATTATCCAGAAATAAAAAATCTTGCAGCTTTTGAACTCTTAAGAAAGGAATATTTTAAGTTATCCTATAACAACAATGTTTTTACAGAAAACGGATTACATGTGGACAGCACTTTTTTATCAATTTTTGATTTTCCTTTGCTGAGTGGTAGTTCAAAAACAGCTTTAAATGAACCTAATAGCATACTTTTAACGGAAACATTGGCAAAAAATATATTTGGTGATAAAAACCCTATTGGCAAGGTTATACAAGTAACTCTAATGGAAAAACTAAATGTTACTATTACAGGTATTCTTAAAACACTTCCTTCCAACACTGCTATAAAATTCGACTATATACTTAACGCTAAGAATCTCGGCATTTACAATTCAGCGACAATTATGTTAGGTTCTAAAAATATTGAGATTGACAAATTAACTGATAAAATAAATAAGACAAAAAAAAGTTCAGAATACGAGCAAAGTAAAATCAAACTCGTTCCATTAAATGATATTTATTTTAGTAATGGAGCATTTAACACTTCTTTATTTTCGAGGTACGGAGATAAAAGAAATCTTTCTTACTTAACCATAATCATTTTAGTTATTTTGATTATTTCCGCATTGAATTTTTCAACCATGCAGATTATAAGCACGAATAAGGCCTCAAAGAACAATGCAATAAAGCAAGTGAATGGAGCCAGTTTTCAACAATTGGCTCGGCAAAAATCGGTAGATTTGGCAATAACAATTTTTATTGCATCAATACTAATTTCTATTGGGTATTCAATAATATTGCCCTTTTATAATTCTTTTACTCAAGTTTCCTTAAACCCACCAATATGGATCATATTTTTATTAAATATGTTCATTATTACAATAGTAACTCTTGTTGGGTTGTTATACCCTATTCTGATCAAAAGAAGGGTTCCAATTCATGTTGGATTAAAAAATAAGATACAAAAAAATAAAGGGTTTATAGGACGAAAAGTTATTATTGTTACACAATATTCATTGACTTTTATTTTATTAATATCTTCAGTGGTAGTAGCAAAACAGCTTAACCTCATGTTAAATAAAGATTTAGGTTTTGCCACAGAAAATGTGATTAGAACAACCATGGTTGAATATGAAACAGGAAGTCATTGGTCAGTTACACAAAACAAATTAGACATTATTAAAGGTGAGTTAAAAGCAAACCCTAACATTATTGGCTTCACACATGCAGAGCCTCCACTAAATACTATTCAAGGCGATTGGAAAATTGCCGAAGGTGAACAAAAATTTTCCAAGGCACATCTTCTATTTGTTAGTTCAGATTATCTCAAAGTTTTTACAAATTTAAAAATAATTGATGGACGCTTTTTTGATAAAGATCAAGATACTATTGAAGAAAAAATAGTGGTTATTAATGAAGCAGCTAAAAAACATTGGAACATTACTGACATCAATAAAGTAAATTTGTATAGTCGATTCTGGTCTGATAATGGTCGTGGTTCGTATAAAATAATTGGCGTGCTGAAAGATTTTAATTTCCAACACTTATCCTCAAGTCCAGAACCTTTAATTATGATGAATGCTGGACACCTTATGGAAGGAGCGAAAAACAGTTCACTTATTACATTTAAAAAAGGGACTCGTAAAAGTAGTTTAGCTTTTATTGAGCAATTATTTATAGAACAAAACCCTAATTCAATCTTTAAATACTCTTTTTTAAAAGACGAGGTAACGGCTTTATATGAAAAGGAAAAACAACTAAGTATAATATATATTCTATTTACACTTGTAGCCTTATTAATTTCTGCAATTGGCCTCTTCACTATTGCCCTCTATGATACACAGCGAAGAGTAAAAGAAATAGCTGTGCGTAAAGTTAATGGTGCTACTGTAAATGAACTGCTGATTATGCTTAACAAAAGTATTGTTAAATGGATAGTTCTAGCTTTTATCATAGCAAGTCCTATTGCCTATTTTGTGATGCAAAAATGGTTAGAAAATTTTGCATACAAAGCGAATATAAGCTGGTGGATATTTGTAGCTGCAGGGTTATTTACGTTAATTATTGCATTAATAACGGTCAGCTGGAGAAGCTATAAAGCAGCCCTCGCTAACCCTGTAGAAAGTTTAAAATCGGAATAGAGCCTATCAGCAATGAAGCCTCATAAAATTATAACTGTCAAATTATGTACAAATTATACTTTAAAATTGCCCTAAGATATTTACTTAAAAATAAGCTCTATTCGTTTATAAATATTACTGGATTAGCTATTGGTATTGCCTCTTTTATTCTGATTATGCTTTACGTAAATTACGAAATGAGTTATGATAAGTTTGAGGGGTCTGAGCATGTATATCGTGTCTTTATGGATGCCAAAGAAGGTGAGACCTTCGAGCCTTCAGATGCTCAAACTGCAAATCTTATTGGCCCAACTTTAAAACGTGAATTCCCTGAAGTTAAAGAGCAAGTTCGATTGTATCGGTTTGAAAAGATTACTTTTAAAAGAGATGAAAAAGTATTTGAATCCAACAAAGGAGCATTGGCAGATGCTACCTATTTTAAAATCTTTAACTATCCTTTATTAAAAGGGGCAAAAGAAACTGCCTTAGCAACTCCCAATGCGATCGTGTTAACCAAAGATTTCTCAAAAAAAATATTTGGAAATGAAGACCCTATTGATAAAACCATTTCTGCCTTTTACAATGGAGAAGAAGCTTTATTAACAGTTAAAGGTATTTTAAAAAACATACCCGATAATACCCATATGAAAACCAATTTTTTAATCTCTATGGAGACTTTTGCAAATTGGTGGGCATCAGATGATCAGGTAGCACCAAATTGGGGACATTGCAATTTTTTTACCTATTTAAATGTTGATGAAAAAGCGAACTACAGCTTACTTAAAAATAAGGTAATTGCCTCTGACTTTGAAGATGACCCCGACGAAAGGTACAATATAGAACCTTTGGAAAGCATTCATTTATATTCAGATAAACCATATGAAGCCGAAGCAAATGGAAGTCTCAGCAGAATTAAATTTTTGACAGCAATTGCATTTATAATTCTCATTTTATCATGGCTTAATTATGTTAACCTTTCTACAACAAAATCGTTAGAAAGAGCAAAAGAGGTAGGTATTCGTAAAGTTGCAGGTGCACAAAGAATACAGCTCATTTTTCAATCTTTATCGGAATCTATTATTCTAAATATTATTGCAATTGTTCTAGCTGTTATATTGACGGTTTTTATGCTTTCTGTTTACAATAGTATAACGGGTAGCCAATTGGTCTTACAATCTTCAATGTTTACTCAGTTTTTACCTATTATCGGGATTCTTGTATTAGGTATAGTACTTGCTGGATTATATCCCGCAATTTTATTAAGCGGCTACTCCCCTTCTAAGGCTTTAAAAGGCAAAGTAAGAA
The nucleotide sequence above comes from Aureibaculum algae. Encoded proteins:
- a CDS encoding ABC transporter permease; amino-acid sequence: MFKNYLKIAWRGIKKDKLFASIKIGGFAVGIAACLLISLFIIDEQSYDKHYKSKDQIHRVLVAFPHEGELLKSVHFQLPFAEQLQSDYPEIELAGKYNAGELFGAGKKTIQLQNESQNYNDDGFIFASQGLLEVLEISFSQGVVKNALTHPNSLVISYEKALKYFPNGNALGQTIILDGNTKNPYKITGVMARRSFKSHFHYDFLMTIDDNQMNWINNNYLTYIKTSKNTDITALENKMYSIITNHMVPALKKRGYNTHLESLEKAKFILQPVADIHLKTDSELFDHLSHGDIRFVWLFAAIAGFILLLACINFINLSTAKSANRAKEVGLRKTVGAFRNSLVSQFLSESILFSLISFVIGVFLAWLLLPIFNSIAVKTIEMPWNALWFIPTILTSALFVGLIAGLYPAFYLSSFKPALVLKGKMSIGGKSMRLRSSLVVFQFATSVILIIGTLVIYKQMDFVVTKELGYEKEQVLVIEGTSILDSKAENFKEQLLQLPSVKLVTKSNYLPITGTKRNGNTFRKSGVGNEIQGVPSQIWRVDYDYIKTLGIKLIEGRDFSKEFASDSINSIIINKKMASALGLDTPLGKQISNGTDWTIVGVVDDFHYRSLKDDIEPLALVIGNDIGAFSVKLDSENITEVLSSISSVWTKNVPNQAFNYSFLDQKFAQMHEDVKRMGKIFNSFALFAIFVACLGLFGLSAFMIEQRKKEISIRLVLGAPFKSIYKLLTLDFLKLIIIAILIAIPIGWYIMNKWLEDFVYKIDIGWELFLGAGAIALLIAILTISYQSIGAALIKPLKSLKTE
- a CDS encoding ABC transporter permease gives rise to the protein MFKNYLKIAWRSLQKHKLFAAINIVGLAIGLSASFVIGAIIYYDFTFDKFHVDGDRIYRITSDFSSSDGVFYNPGVAVPLGTTLNENTPGLDVVAPIFTTYPLHIKNNSTDKLFKNPKFVIYTDGSYFKLFNYKWLAGSQVAVLENPNEVVLTENRARKYFPNAELNEIIGKDLIYNDTIPVKLTGIVANFEDRTDIVFEEFISLKTANQSDMTSSIKDSNWNNTNSASQLFIKLSKNTKLSNVQLLLNQLADEHKDPDEATFGQERTFHLQPLSDLHFNSNYYTFDFSEGQASKSVLMNLAYIALFLLLLACINFINLNTAQATQRAKEIGIRKTLGSSKKPLIIQFLSETFLLTFFAALVSLFLSFWLLQVFSDFIPKGISFELFSDPLVIVFMLLLLVVISILSGFYPALVLSQFKPIAVLKSQILHKSDNASLRKYLTVFQFVIAQIFIIATLLVSKQIHFLTSKDMGFKTEAVASIRTPWESPEIEKRMLLTSKIKALPMIQAVSLSGNTPASFSTSSTNATFTIGDNEIRTPLQLLYGDQNYLKLYDIEILAGRNQLNDSISEYVINETYMKKLGFDNPQDALNKSVKTGDESHLIVGVMKDFNQRSLKTGIEPMAFLGANVSRFNTIHFSFLTKNSDKWSQSISQIESAWKSIYPDSEFKLTFMDETIKRFYKQEQKTSVLLNWATGLSILISCLGLLGLVIHTTQRRTKEIGIRKVLGASLTQLNFLLCKEFILLVIIAFAIAAPVAWYGLHNWLEGFTYKTSMSWWVFLISGFIMILVAILIMSIKTLSAANSNPVESLKSE
- a CDS encoding ABC transporter permease; the protein is MVKYYIKLAFRNFKANKVIFGGSLLTLCLGALSISLLFSYIYNELTMNNFLTHKDDIYVVFERNSPEQFRPNEFNLNQYKSFNAKDYPEIKNLAAFELLRKEYFKLSYNNNVFTENGLHVDSTFLSIFDFPLLSGSSKTALNEPNSILLTETLAKNIFGDKNPIGKVIQVTLMEKLNVTITGILKTLPSNTAIKFDYILNAKNLGIYNSATIMLGSKNIEIDKLTDKINKTKKSSEYEQSKIKLVPLNDIYFSNGAFNTSLFSRYGDKRNLSYLTIIILVILIISALNFSTMQIISTNKASKNNAIKQVNGASFQQLARQKSVDLAITIFIASILISIGYSIILPFYNSFTQVSLNPPIWIIFLLNMFIITIVTLVGLLYPILIKRRVPIHVGLKNKIQKNKGFIGRKVIIVTQYSLTFILLISSVVVAKQLNLMLNKDLGFATENVIRTTMVEYETGSHWSVTQNKLDIIKGELKANPNIIGFTHAEPPLNTIQGDWKIAEGEQKFSKAHLLFVSSDYLKVFTNLKIIDGRFFDKDQDTIEEKIVVINEAAKKHWNITDINKVNLYSRFWSDNGRGSYKIIGVLKDFNFQHLSSSPEPLIMMNAGHLMEGAKNSSLITFKKGTRKSSLAFIEQLFIEQNPNSIFKYSFLKDEVTALYEKEKQLSIIYILFTLVALLISAIGLFTIALYDTQRRVKEIAVRKVNGATVNELLIMLNKSIVKWIVLAFIIASPIAYFVMQKWLENFAYKANISWWIFVAAGLFTLIIALITVSWRSYKAALANPVESLKSE
- a CDS encoding ABC transporter permease, with the protein product MYKLYFKIALRYLLKNKLYSFINITGLAIGIASFILIMLYVNYEMSYDKFEGSEHVYRVFMDAKEGETFEPSDAQTANLIGPTLKREFPEVKEQVRLYRFEKITFKRDEKVFESNKGALADATYFKIFNYPLLKGAKETALATPNAIVLTKDFSKKIFGNEDPIDKTISAFYNGEEALLTVKGILKNIPDNTHMKTNFLISMETFANWWASDDQVAPNWGHCNFFTYLNVDEKANYSLLKNKVIASDFEDDPDERYNIEPLESIHLYSDKPYEAEANGSLSRIKFLTAIAFIILILSWLNYVNLSTTKSLERAKEVGIRKVAGAQRIQLIFQSLSESIILNIIAIVLAVILTVFMLSVYNSITGSQLVLQSSMFTQFLPIIGILVLGIVLAGLYPAILLSGYSPSKALKGKVRTSASGLNIRKGLIILQFMATIILLIGTIVVTKQIDFLQKQPIGANLNETVSFQGEFLSQLSDSLVRDKYKTLENEIKAFPFVTAVARTQTYPGGGFDELNSFVGLTYPNGTEDSRKTYYGYATQPEYFDLLDIKFLGGTTFTNNSAGQSRSIIINESAMREMEIATPSDAIGKVATFFGINWTISGVVENYHHFGLKSSVLPMIIIHDTSSNNLLVKFNNKVSSNSGYTAAITDIENKWKQVFPQSTFNYTFLDKKFEAQYNEDKKFSSAFQIFTILAILIASMGLFGLTSYTCIQRKKEIGIRKVNGATIGQILQLLNQDFVKWVGIAFIIAVPISYYAMNKWLEGFAFKTTISWWIFALAGISALLIALLTVSWQSFRAAMANPVEALKDE